One window of Victivallis lenta genomic DNA carries:
- a CDS encoding ArnT family glycosyltransferase gives MKSLFALSGRQAFALALLFGILITLAGLGVRELESGDETRVAGIAAEMYLEGDYLIPRLNGEPFLEYPPLYYWSAAASYACFGIDDRAAKLPSALAALGCGLIVYLFARRLRLPPWCALGCCVMLMTSAQFFGNSRKCMVDMLLAFCILLAVFAFYLWTEAGTIRRKVLFLLLFAAAAAGGVMTKGLIGLVLPVAVLGCWLVGRDCFARRFSFPSYAALGAGTLLALAAVSVWYWRLYVAGGADMLHTVLVVNNFGRFSGSQGDHSEPFYYYLIKMPSLFWPWLPLVPFAVWHAVKRVRRDGDAGMLLVLSFLFVPLLLLTAASGKRIVYLLPLYAPCALLCGVLLTELPEKVRRFLTRYGGRPAVWRTAVVLLCITAAVFIVISEGWSFCYPLLAAAFLLAAWFSPRSVRRVWLTGAAWAFFFVAIDTASAPFLNRENSLRPMFEVCRAMERSGRETVLLSAPERTRGAAYFYLRRNVREIRRDETPSADAVLITRSKSGRAEGKPFADHHWLIP, from the coding sequence ATGAAGTCATTATTTGCACTGAGCGGGCGTCAGGCGTTTGCGCTGGCGCTTCTGTTCGGGATTCTGATTACGCTTGCGGGGCTGGGTGTCCGCGAACTCGAGAGCGGAGATGAGACCCGGGTGGCCGGCATCGCCGCCGAGATGTATCTCGAGGGGGATTATCTGATTCCGCGGCTGAACGGGGAGCCGTTTCTCGAGTATCCGCCGCTCTATTACTGGAGCGCCGCCGCTTCCTATGCGTGTTTCGGCATAGACGACCGGGCGGCGAAGCTGCCTTCGGCGCTGGCGGCGCTCGGCTGCGGGCTGATCGTCTATCTGTTCGCCCGGAGACTCCGGCTGCCGCCGTGGTGTGCGCTCGGCTGCTGCGTCATGCTGATGACCAGTGCGCAGTTTTTCGGGAACAGCCGGAAGTGCATGGTGGATATGCTGCTCGCCTTCTGCATCCTGCTGGCGGTTTTTGCGTTTTATCTTTGGACGGAGGCCGGAACGATACGGAGGAAGGTTCTCTTTCTGCTTCTTTTTGCCGCCGCCGCGGCCGGCGGGGTCATGACCAAGGGACTGATCGGGCTTGTTCTGCCGGTTGCCGTCCTCGGCTGCTGGCTCGTCGGGCGCGACTGTTTTGCAAGACGTTTCTCGTTCCCGTCTTATGCTGCGCTGGGAGCCGGGACGCTCCTGGCGCTTGCCGCCGTCTCCGTCTGGTATTGGAGACTCTATGTCGCCGGAGGAGCGGACATGCTGCACACGGTGCTGGTTGTCAACAATTTCGGCCGGTTTTCCGGCAGCCAGGGCGACCATTCCGAACCTTTCTACTACTACCTGATTAAGATGCCGAGCCTGTTCTGGCCGTGGCTGCCGCTCGTGCCGTTCGCCGTCTGGCATGCGGTGAAACGCGTCCGCCGGGACGGCGATGCCGGGATGCTGCTGGTGCTCTCTTTCCTGTTCGTTCCGCTGCTGCTGCTGACCGCGGCTTCCGGAAAACGCATTGTTTACCTGCTGCCGCTGTATGCTCCGTGCGCCCTCCTGTGCGGCGTGCTTCTGACGGAGTTGCCGGAGAAGGTTCGGCGTTTTCTGACCCGGTACGGCGGCCGACCCGCGGTATGGCGCACGGCGGTTGTGCTTCTCTGCATCACCGCCGCCGTATTCATTGTCATTTCGGAGGGGTGGAGCTTCTGCTATCCGTTGCTGGCGGCGGCGTTTCTTCTGGCGGCGTGGTTTTCTCCGCGCAGCGTGCGGCGCGTCTGGCTGACCGGTGCGGCATGGGCGTTTTTCTTTGTCGCGATCGATACCGCTTCGGCGCCGTTTCTGAATCGGGAAAATTCTCTTCGTCCGATGTTCGAGGTGTGCCGGGCGATGGAGCGCTCCGGCCGCGAAACCGTTCTTCTCTCCGCCCCGGAGCGGACGCGCGGCGCCGCTTATTTCTATTTGAGACGTAATGTCCGGGAGATCCGGCGGGACGAGACGCCGTCGGCCGATGCCGTTCTGATTACCCGTTCAAAATCGGGCCGTGCGGAAGGCAAGCCGTTTGCGGATCATCACTGGCTGATTCCGTAG